A window of Streptomyces broussonetiae genomic DNA:
GGGCAGGTTCGGTACCGAGGCCGGGGAGGCCGCGTTCGAGGTGGCCAGGCCGAGCGTGGACGTCAGCAGGCCGACCAGGTTGGACACCACGCCGCCGGCCGCCGAGACCACCGTGGACAGGCCGGAGGTGGCCGCCTTGAGCAGGTTGTTGACCGCGGTCTGGAGAGAGGCGAGCAGGTCGCCGACGGCGTCGCGGGCCGCGGGGGCCTTGCCGTCGTCGGCGTGCTTCACGACGGCCGGGCGGTCCGGGACCATCGGGAGCTTGGCGGTCGAGGAGAGGCCGGGCGTCACGGGAGCCCTGGGCGCGGCCGGTGCCGGCAGGACCGGGGCAGTCCTGGCCACCTCGTTGATGGCCCGTCGGGCCGCCCCGCCGAGCCTGTCGGCCTCCTCGGAGGTCAGTCTGCCCTTCTTCAGCGACTCGTTGAGCAGGTCGACGACCGGCTGGAGTACGACACGGGTCGCGTCCAGGGCTCTGACCTGGACGAGCAGTTGCTCCTCTGCCTGCGTGGCGGGAGAGGAGGCGCTGGACGCGTGTTCTCGGGCCGCGTCGGCGGCAACGGCTGCCGGGCAGGTGACACCGGCCAGGACGGCGGCGCAGAGGGTGGTGGACGCAAGGCGCCGCGCGGACAGAACACGCATGGGAGTTCCTTTCGGTGAACAGCGGGACCTGTGCCCACCGTCCGTTCACCGACAGCGCCTCGCAACCGGTGGATCATGGATCTGATCCATCCGGGGGAGCGGAGGAATCGGCCGTCCGCCCCGTGGCGGATACGCGGGACGGACGGCCGGCCGAAGGGTTGTGTCCCGGCGTCAGTGATTGACGCAGGTGTTTCCGAAGCCCGGGTTCAGCAGACCGATGACGTCGACGGTGTTGCCGCAGAGGGCGATCGGCACGTGGATCGGGATCTCGACGGTGTTGCCCGACAGAACGCCCGGCGAGTTCTTGGCGACGCCGGCCGCACCGGAGTCGGCGCAGGCCACACCGGCACCGCCGGCGACGGCCACGACGGCGGCGGAGGTCAGGACCAGACCCTTCGCGATACGCGACATGGAGAGGTGCTCCTTGGGGATCGAGGCAAACATGCGGGCGGACGCCCGGCGTTGTGTCAACGCGGGCCGGCGCCGGTAGTTGTGCCGCCAACGGGGTGATACACGCAAAGGGTTACCCTTCACACTTCCGACACACTTGTCCTCTTTCAACGGATTAATACGCATAGCGGCTAGAGTTACGGCCCTCTCCAGCACATGCGAAAGGGCACCGCCGGTCATGCGCAAGCTCCTGGGTCCGCACACGGTGCGGCACACGGTCAGCGAGGACTTCACCGGCGCGGGCGACCGGCGCACGCTCTCCTCCGGCCCCCGGCGTACGCCCGTCACAGCGATCCGGCGTACGTCTGTCGCATTCGGCGGCTCCGTCAATCCACCTGACGACGTACCCGCCCCCACGACCAGCGCACCGGGGCCCACACCCGCCCGGCGGATCTCTGGCTACGCCAACACGCTCGGCCACGACTCCGACCTGTCCGATCTCGGCCCGGATCGGCGGCGCGGCGGTGACCAGCCGGGCTTCCGGCTCGTTCCCCTGCCGGAAACGGCATGGGCCGACGTCCTCTTCGCCGCCGTGGACGCACAGGTGTGAGGCGCGTTCCCGACCGCCGTCCCGAGCGCCCCCCCTGTGAACGAGGTATTCCGCCCATGCACCAGCCAGCGCCCGCCCCCCGGCCACGGGTCCTGCACCTCGCGCAACCCGTCGACGGCGGTGTCGCCCGGGTCGTCCTGGATCTGGCGCGCGCCCAGCTCGCGGCGGGCCTGCACGTCACGACGGCCTGTCCCGACGGTGAACTCGCCTTACAGTTGCGGGAGTTGGGCGTCGACGTCCACCACTGGCGGGCCGGCCGCGCCCCGGGCCCGGGCCTGCCGGGCGAGGTACGGCGGCTCGTACGACTGCTCGACGAGGTACGGCCCGAACTGGTGCACGCGCACAGTGCCAAGGCGGGCCTGGCCGGCCGGCTCGCCGTCCGCGGCCGGATCCCCACCGTGTTCCAGCCGCACGCCTGGTCCTTCGAGGCGGTCGGCGGCGCCACGGCGGCGCTCGCGCTGCGCTGGGAGCGGTGGGGGGCGCGCTGGGCCGACCGGGTCGTGTGCGTCAGCGAGGCAGAGCGCACCACCGGGCTGCGCGCCGGGGTCCGGGCCGCGTACGCCGTCGTCCCGAACGGCATCGACACCGCACGCTTCTCACCGGGCCCGCACGCCCCCCTCGGATCCGCTCCTCTCGTGGTCTGCGTCGGCCGCCTCTGCCGCCAGAAGGGCCAGGACGTGCTGCTGGAGGCCTGGGAACAGGTGCTCGCAGCGGTGCCGCAGGCGAGGCTCGCCCTGGTCGGTGACGGTCCGGACCGCGAGACGCTGCAGCAACGCGCCCACCCCTCCGTACGGTTCGCCGGCGCGGTCACCGATGTCGTGCCCTGGTACCGGGCCGCCGACCTGGTGGTGCTGCCCTCCCGCTGGGAGGGCATGGCGCTCGCCCCGCTGGAGGCACTGGGCTGCGGCCGGCCGGTCGTGCTCACCGACGTCGACGGCGCCCGCGAGAGCCTGCCGCCCGCCCTCGCCGCCCGCTGTCTGGTCCCCCCGGAGGACCCCACGGCTCTGGCCGGGGCGGTCGCCGGGCTGCTGTCCGACCCGCCGCTGCGCGCCGCGCTCGGCGACCAGGGGCGCCGGCACGTCCTGTCCACGCACGACGTACGGCACACCGCCGAGCGGATCGCGGCCCTGTACCGCGAGTTGCTCGACGCCGCCGAAGGGGCGCGTCCGTGCCGCCCGGAGGCAGACAGACAAACACACCCGCACGTGCCCTCCGAGTGCAGGGAGTCCACCCCCTCGTGACCGCGGAACGTACCGTCCCCTCCCCCGGCGCACAGCCCTGGGACCCCGGATTCCCGGCCGTCTCGGTCCTTCCGGCCCGCGCGGCCGGCACGGCCGGCACGGCCGGCGGCTTCCGGTTCCCGCTGCGGCGCCCGCCCGCCCGGCCCGTCTCCCCACTGCCCCTCATCGCCGCGGATCTGTTCGCGGCGCTGGTCGGCACGGTCGCGCTGGACGAGACCGCGCACCGGCCGGTGCTGGTGGCCGCGCTGGTCTGCGGCGCACTGCTGCTGCGCCCGCACACGACCCGGCTCGTGCCCGCCGTGCTCGACGAACTGCCCGCGGTGTGCGGGCGGATCGCGGTGGCCTGGCTGGCCCTCGCCGCGCTGCTCGCCGCCTACGCCCCCGAGCGCGCCCTCGACGCCCGCACCCTGCTGCTCGGGGTGGCGCTGCACGCGACGGCGGCCTGCACGGGCCGGGGCGCGGTGCACTGGCGGCGCCGGGTGGCGCTGAGGAACCGCCCGCACACCGCCCTGGTGATCGGGCCCGCCGCGACCGCGCAACGCGTGGCCGCCGCGCTGCTGCGCCATCCGCGCTGCGGGGTACGGCCCGTGGGCGTCGTCGCCGAGCGGCCCGACGGCCACGGCGGCCTGCCCGTGCTCACCAGCGGCGAGGAGGTGGAGCGGGCGCTGGTGCAGAACGGGGTGCGGGCCGTGCTCACCGTCGACCCCGCCGTACGCACCGGGAAGGCACCGCTGCTGCGGGCGCTCGCCGAGTCGGGCTGCACGGTGTGGGAGCTGGACGCGGACTCGCCGTCGTACCAGATGCGCGACCAGCTCGCCGGGTTCGCCGTACGGCAGCTCGACCTCGGCTCACGGCGGCGCGGCAGCATCGGCAAACGACTGCTGGACGTGCTCGTCTCCGGGACGCTGCTGGTGCTGGTCAGCCCGGTGCTGCTGGGGTGCGCGGTGGTGCTGCGGCGCACCGACGGTCCCGGCGTCGTCTTCCGGCAGGAACGCATCGGCAAGGACGGCCGCCCCTTCACCCTGCTGAAGTTCCGCACCCACCGCCCGGCCGACGAGCACGAGGCCGCCACCCGGTGGAGCGTGGCCGGCGAGCAGCGGATGAGCCCGTTCTGCCGGTTCCTGCGGCAGACCTCGCTGGACGAGCTGCTCCAGCTGTGGAACGTCCTCAGAGGTGACATGAGCCTGGTCGGCCCACGCCCGGAACGGCCCTACTTCGTCACACAGTTCAGCCAGGCCCACCCGGGCTACGCGGCCCGCCACCGGATGCGCACCGGGATCACCGGGCTCGCCCAGATCCACGGGCTGCGCGGCGACACCTCCATCGAGGACCGGGCCCGCTTCGACAACGCCTACATCGACAACTGGTCGCTGTGGCAGGACGTCTGCGTCCTGCTGCGCACCGCGGCCGCGCTCGTGCGCTCGACGGGGAGCTGACCGATGGCCCTCGCCCTGCCCCTGCACCGCGTCCCGCGCCTCTCCCCGGTGCTGCCCGTCATGGCCGTGGTCGCGCTGGTCGCGCTGCCGACCGCCCCCGGCGACGACGGCGGCGCGGGCCCCGCCGACGCACTGTCCGCGCTGGTGGTCGCCTACTGCGCCGTACGACTGCTGCGCGCGCGAAGCCGCCCGCTGACCCGGACGGCGGCCGTGTTCCTCGGCCTGCCGGTGTTCGGCGTGTCGCTGGCCGCGCTGCACGCGGTCTCGCCGGGCGCCGGGATCGCCGGCCTCGGCCGCTACCTGCAGATCTTCGTGCTGGTCCCCGCCGCCGTCCTGCTCCTGGTCCGCGACCGTCGCGACTTTCGGCTGCTGGCGTGGTCGTTCGTCGCGCTGGCGATGTTCCAGGGCGCGGTCGGCGTGCACCAGTACCTCACCGAAACCGGTGCCTCCTACCAGGGCGAGGACATCCGCGCGGTCGGCACCTTCGGCCCGTCGGACGTGATGGGCATGGCGACGGTGGTGTCCTTCGGGCTGGTCTGCGCAACGGGCCTGGCGCTGGGCCGGGGCCCGGTCCGCGTCCGCCTGACGGCCACGGCCTGCGCCCTGGCGCTGCTGCTCCCCCTCACGGTCTCCTTCAGCCGGGGCGCCTGGATCGCCACCGCCGTCACCCTCACCGCGCAGCTGGTGCTGGCGGGGCTGCGCCGGGCGCTGCGGACGGGCGCGGCCGGGGTGGCGCTGTGCGTGGTGCTGGTGGGCGGGTTCGGGGCGGGTACGGCGATGCTCCAGGAGCGGATCGACAGCATCACCCAGGTCACCGACGCGCCCGACCAG
This region includes:
- a CDS encoding chaplin, with the translated sequence MSRIAKGLVLTSAAVVAVAGGAGVACADSGAAGVAKNSPGVLSGNTVEIPIHVPIALCGNTVDVIGLLNPGFGNTCVNH
- a CDS encoding glycosyltransferase family 4 protein gives rise to the protein MHQPAPAPRPRVLHLAQPVDGGVARVVLDLARAQLAAGLHVTTACPDGELALQLRELGVDVHHWRAGRAPGPGLPGEVRRLVRLLDEVRPELVHAHSAKAGLAGRLAVRGRIPTVFQPHAWSFEAVGGATAALALRWERWGARWADRVVCVSEAERTTGLRAGVRAAYAVVPNGIDTARFSPGPHAPLGSAPLVVCVGRLCRQKGQDVLLEAWEQVLAAVPQARLALVGDGPDRETLQQRAHPSVRFAGAVTDVVPWYRAADLVVLPSRWEGMALAPLEALGCGRPVVLTDVDGARESLPPALAARCLVPPEDPTALAGAVAGLLSDPPLRAALGDQGRRHVLSTHDVRHTAERIAALYRELLDAAEGARPCRPEADRQTHPHVPSECRESTPS
- a CDS encoding exopolysaccharide biosynthesis polyprenyl glycosylphosphotransferase; the encoded protein is MTAERTVPSPGAQPWDPGFPAVSVLPARAAGTAGTAGGFRFPLRRPPARPVSPLPLIAADLFAALVGTVALDETAHRPVLVAALVCGALLLRPHTTRLVPAVLDELPAVCGRIAVAWLALAALLAAYAPERALDARTLLLGVALHATAACTGRGAVHWRRRVALRNRPHTALVIGPAATAQRVAAALLRHPRCGVRPVGVVAERPDGHGGLPVLTSGEEVERALVQNGVRAVLTVDPAVRTGKAPLLRALAESGCTVWELDADSPSYQMRDQLAGFAVRQLDLGSRRRGSIGKRLLDVLVSGTLLVLVSPVLLGCAVVLRRTDGPGVVFRQERIGKDGRPFTLLKFRTHRPADEHEAATRWSVAGEQRMSPFCRFLRQTSLDELLQLWNVLRGDMSLVGPRPERPYFVTQFSQAHPGYAARHRMRTGITGLAQIHGLRGDTSIEDRARFDNAYIDNWSLWQDVCVLLRTAAALVRSTGS
- a CDS encoding O-antigen ligase family protein, with the translated sequence MALALPLHRVPRLSPVLPVMAVVALVALPTAPGDDGGAGPADALSALVVAYCAVRLLRARSRPLTRTAAVFLGLPVFGVSLAALHAVSPGAGIAGLGRYLQIFVLVPAAVLLLVRDRRDFRLLAWSFVALAMFQGAVGVHQYLTETGASYQGEDIRAVGTFGPSDVMGMATVVSFGLVCATGLALGRGPVRVRLTATACALALLLPLTVSFSRGAWIATAVTLTAQLVLAGLRRALRTGAAGVALCVVLVGGFGAGTAMLQERIDSITQVTDAPDQSVTDRYTMWAAALGMWREHPLIGVGLKGFPEYRDGHASLALSSGSDTEGAGAAFRRQPLLSPHNMYLLVLGEQGLIGLLCLAGGWLALLIRALHGLHRSRTSGGHGLDCALIACGLLLWQLVDFAYADIGGPSTVLTAVCFGMAAWCGLTAQADR